The genomic DNA GTATACGCTGAAAGAAATTAATATTCTATTACTATAATTTCCCCTCACAAAGATTTTAAAAAATGAAAGTAAACTTACTGAGAATATAAAAAATAGTAGAATTAAGTTTGTTGATAAAGCGAAAATTTTGTACAAAAATATTTTTCTTCTTGGAAAAGGTTTTACAAGCAAATATTCAATTGTTTTGTGGTCATATTCACCTGCAAATAATTTATTTGCGAGAGTAGAACTGAATATTCCAAAAAATATGAACATAAATGTCATTCCCTCTGTTCCAAAAAGACCTTCCGGTTTTGACATTATTGATATGTCCATATTTAAGGCATTTAAAAGTGTTTCGGGCATTTTTTCCAAAAAGAAAGTTAAGGGACTATTTTGTTGAATTATTAGATCTGTAAATGAAGAGTACATTAAATTAAACAAGATGATAACGACACTCCATATTATGAGATTTTTAAAAGTATATTTAATTTCTTTTCTTATCAAATTCATGTTTTCACCTCTACTATTTATATAATTCAAGAAATATGTCTTCGAGAGCTGGATTTTTTATTTCAAGATCTTCAAAATCAGCTTTTAGTAAATCATTTAAAAATTCTTTCAAATTGGTGTTCTTTATTTCAAAAATATAAACATTTTCATTTGTTCTATATTTGTACTTTTCTAAGTGAGAAGCTTCCTTTAACCCATATACATATATTAACTTTTTGGAAATATCCTTTAATCCTTCTATTGTTCCAGATTTTACAATTATTCCATCTTTTATCATTGCAAAAGTATCACAAATTTTTTCGAC from Thermosipho atlanticus DSM 15807 includes the following:
- a CDS encoding ABC transporter permease subunit gives rise to the protein MNLIRKEIKYTFKNLIIWSVVIILFNLMYSSFTDLIIQQNSPLTFFLEKMPETLLNALNMDISIMSKPEGLFGTEGMTFMFIFFGIFSSTLANKLFAGEYDHKTIEYLLVKPFPRRKIFLYKIFALSTNLILLFFIFSVSLLSFFKIFVRGNYSNRILISFSVYLLVTAFFFAALAVFLSLLVKNRKLTNSLSLGILFFMYFGYSISKGVKHMEFLRKISVFYYMPVIETIKNNKGFYFNSLMILLVSFFIFAISAKIFETQDIKI